The Parcubacteria group bacterium genome has a window encoding:
- a CDS encoding UDP-glucose/GDP-mannose dehydrogenase family protein produces the protein MKIVMIGAGYVGLVTGACFAEFGHDVKCVDTDEDKIAQILRGEMPIFEPGLEDLVKKNIAQKRLGFVTDMALVVPEADAVFIAVGTPSSRRGDGHADLSYVYDAARNIAKYLQGYTVVVNKSTVPVGTAVQVKRIIGEVAPQVRCDVASNPEFLREGAAIKDFMHPDRIVIGVDSDQAEQYLRMVYKPINLTETPLSVVDIATAEMIKYSANAFLAVKVSFINEIARLCDEVGADVVKVAKGIGMDRRIGKKFLHPGPGYGGSCFPKDAKALCAIAQEHGVPLRIVGAAIEANNSQKALMVKKIRDALGGSEAGKRIAILGLAFKPDTDDMRDAPVLTIIPALVEKGAIIYAHDPQAMIEAKKYLPWEVEYYPDPYETCRGAHAVVIMTEWNEFRALDLERLRLSMEPDPVFIDLRNVYVPNDVRMYDFRYVGVGRN, from the coding sequence ATGAAGATCGTGATGATAGGAGCGGGATATGTTGGATTGGTGACGGGCGCATGTTTCGCAGAATTTGGCCATGACGTAAAATGTGTGGACACTGATGAGGACAAGATCGCACAGATCTTGCGCGGTGAAATGCCGATCTTTGAGCCGGGATTGGAAGATCTGGTAAAAAAGAATATTGCGCAAAAACGCCTGGGATTTGTTACTGATATGGCGCTTGTCGTGCCGGAAGCTGATGCGGTTTTTATCGCCGTTGGGACGCCGAGTAGTCGTCGTGGCGATGGTCATGCGGATCTGAGTTATGTTTATGATGCGGCGCGCAATATTGCAAAATATCTGCAGGGCTATACGGTTGTTGTTAACAAAAGTACGGTGCCGGTTGGCACAGCGGTGCAAGTAAAGCGGATCATTGGTGAGGTTGCGCCACAAGTACGCTGTGATGTTGCATCAAATCCGGAATTTCTGCGCGAAGGGGCGGCAATCAAGGATTTCATGCATCCTGACAGAATTGTGATCGGTGTGGATTCCGATCAAGCAGAACAATATCTGCGTATGGTCTATAAACCGATCAATTTGACAGAAACCCCTTTATCGGTAGTGGACATTGCCACTGCAGAAATGATCAAGTATTCTGCCAACGCTTTTTTAGCCGTCAAGGTCAGTTTTATCAATGAGATCGCGCGACTGTGTGATGAAGTTGGTGCTGATGTGGTGAAGGTTGCAAAAGGCATCGGCATGGATAGACGGATCGGTAAAAAATTTCTCCATCCCGGACCCGGATATGGTGGATCGTGTTTCCCCAAAGATGCAAAGGCACTTTGTGCTATTGCGCAGGAACATGGTGTGCCCTTGCGGATCGTTGGAGCGGCAATCGAGGCAAATAACTCTCAGAAAGCGCTCATGGTCAAAAAGATCCGTGATGCGCTTGGCGGAAGTGAAGCAGGTAAAAGGATTGCGATCCTTGGATTGGCATTTAAACCGGATACAGATGACATGCGGGACGCACCGGTATTGACGATCATTCCCGCGCTTGTGGAGAAGGGAGCGATCATTTATGCGCATGATCCGCAGGCGATGATAGAGGCAAAAAAGTATCTGCCTTGGGAGGTTGAGTATTATCCGGATCCCTATGAAACATGCAGGGGTGCACATGCTGTTGTGATTATGACCGAGTGGAATGAGTTTCGGGCGTTGGATCTGGAACGTTTACGTTTGTCTATGGAACCGGATCCGGTTTTTATTGACTTGCGTAATGTCTATGTGCCAAACGATGTGCGGATGTATGATTTCCGTTATGTCGGTGTTGGGCGCAATTAA
- a CDS encoding glycosyltransferase family 4 protein, protein MKKVLFFNYEYPPLGGGAANATKYILREYARSNDVSVDLITSSIGRKYHSEHIGGQITIHFLPIGKKEGQLNYQTKWQLITYTWRAYFFARKLMHKNVYDLTHSFFGVPCGVISLLIKKQYKIPYVVSLRGADVPGYSERFMNLYSILTPVIHYVWREAKYVVTNSRGLTELARKSAPEQKFLQIANGVDTHFYTPGLRTLADRKKEFRILLASRLSRRKGFNYAIDAFVELFDLYPHIRMRIAGGEGNAMEELKAQVKKYRLDGRVVFTGLYTKDQSPQIYCDADVFVMPSLNEGMSNNLLEALAAGLPVLMTPTGGAEELVRDGENGYLIKMHDVASIVEKLKILIENPEVCDGFGHASRTIAEQMSWEHVAEQYKHLYHTMS, encoded by the coding sequence ATGAAAAAAGTATTGTTTTTCAATTACGAATACCCGCCTCTTGGCGGTGGTGCGGCCAATGCGACCAAATATATCTTGCGGGAATATGCGCGTAGCAATGATGTGTCGGTTGACCTCATCACATCGTCGATTGGTCGGAAATATCACAGTGAACATATCGGCGGGCAGATCACGATCCATTTTTTGCCGATTGGCAAAAAAGAGGGACAATTGAATTATCAGACCAAATGGCAATTGATCACATATACATGGAGAGCATATTTTTTTGCGCGCAAACTGATGCACAAAAATGTGTATGATCTGACGCATAGTTTTTTCGGTGTGCCATGCGGTGTGATTTCTCTTCTCATTAAAAAGCAATACAAAATTCCTTACGTTGTATCTTTGCGTGGTGCGGATGTGCCGGGGTATAGTGAGCGATTTATGAACTTGTATAGTATTTTGACTCCGGTCATTCATTACGTGTGGCGAGAGGCAAAATATGTAGTGACAAATAGTAGGGGACTTACGGAATTGGCGCGAAAAAGTGCACCAGAGCAAAAATTTCTTCAGATCGCCAATGGTGTTGATACGCATTTCTATACGCCGGGCTTGCGCACTCTCGCTGATCGCAAAAAGGAATTCCGCATCCTTTTAGCGTCGCGGCTCTCTCGGAGAAAGGGGTTTAACTATGCGATTGACGCGTTTGTGGAACTTTTTGATCTGTATCCGCATATCCGCATGCGCATTGCTGGCGGCGAGGGAAATGCCATGGAAGAATTAAAGGCGCAGGTAAAAAAATATCGCTTGGACGGGCGCGTGGTATTTACCGGATTATATACAAAAGATCAATCGCCACAAATTTACTGTGATGCGGATGTATTTGTCATGCCATCGCTTAACGAAGGGATGAGCAATAATTTGCTGGAAGCTCTTGCTGCGGGATTACCTGTTCTGATGACGCCGACAGGCGGGGCGGAGGAGCTGGTACGCGACGGAGAGAACGGCTATCTCATCAAAATGCATGATGTGGCATCAATTGTTGAGAAATTGAAGATCCTTATCGAAAATCCGGAGGTGTGTGACGGATTTGGTCATGCGAGCCGCACAATTGCCGAACAAATGAGTTGGGAACACGTTGCAGAACAATATAAACATCTGTATCACACAATGTCATGA